Proteins from a single region of Weeksella virosa DSM 16922:
- a CDS encoding helicase HerA-like domain-containing protein: MSNREAFIQEIQSRYQYKGDKIILGKAKLDGEVVPEAEISIALKTMNRHGLIGGATGTGKTKSLQIIAEQLSEKGVPTLLMDIKGDLSGIAAKGDEHNQAILQRHEVLGLPYVAKAAPSELLSISDEPGVKLRATIEEFGPVLFSKILELNETQSSIISIIFKYCEDNNLPLIDLEDMRRVLQYVTDTPEGKTELNSNYGTISPASLGAILRKIVGLEQQGATKFFGEPSFDVQELLQVNNGQGTVNIIRLTDIQNQPNLFSTFMLSLLNKIYSQFPEQGDSDRPKLVIFIDEAHLIFKEASKTLLNQIETMVKLIRSKGVGLFFVTQVPGDVPDGVLSQLGLKVQHALRGFTAKDRKEIQKAIENYPISTYYKADEVITQLGIGEAFVTALDEKGIPTPLAYTYMRSPNSRMDILTENEISQLVNNSKLVSKYQNSINRHSAHEMLSERLTEANAEKNAPKPIPATRRTTAPKQTSWTDSRMARDVSRTATRKLIDWGMKLLMSAMKGKK; this comes from the coding sequence ATGTCGAACAGAGAAGCATTTATACAAGAAATACAATCGCGATACCAGTACAAAGGTGATAAAATAATATTAGGAAAAGCCAAGCTCGACGGAGAAGTAGTTCCTGAGGCAGAAATCTCTATTGCCCTAAAAACCATGAATCGTCACGGTTTGATTGGTGGAGCAACAGGAACCGGAAAAACAAAATCTTTGCAAATCATAGCAGAACAATTATCAGAAAAAGGTGTTCCCACATTGCTTATGGATATCAAAGGAGATTTATCTGGGATCGCAGCCAAAGGAGATGAGCATAACCAAGCAATTCTGCAACGACACGAGGTTTTGGGGTTACCGTATGTAGCCAAAGCTGCACCAAGCGAGTTACTCTCTATTAGCGATGAGCCAGGGGTGAAGCTTCGAGCAACGATCGAAGAATTTGGTCCGGTTTTGTTTAGTAAAATTTTAGAATTGAATGAAACACAATCAAGTATTATCTCCATTATCTTTAAATATTGTGAAGATAATAATCTCCCATTGATTGATTTAGAAGATATGCGTCGTGTACTGCAATATGTAACCGATACACCCGAAGGGAAAACAGAATTAAATTCTAATTACGGTACAATATCACCTGCTTCTCTAGGAGCAATTCTCAGAAAAATTGTTGGACTAGAGCAACAAGGAGCTACAAAATTTTTTGGTGAACCAAGTTTCGATGTACAAGAATTATTACAAGTAAACAATGGACAAGGAACCGTGAATATTATACGATTAACCGATATCCAAAATCAACCGAATTTGTTTTCTACTTTTATGTTGAGTTTATTGAATAAAATCTATTCTCAATTTCCAGAGCAAGGAGACTCTGACAGACCGAAATTAGTAATCTTCATTGATGAGGCCCACCTTATATTCAAGGAAGCATCGAAAACATTGCTCAACCAAATAGAGACAATGGTAAAATTAATTCGATCGAAAGGTGTAGGATTATTTTTTGTAACCCAAGTCCCGGGTGATGTTCCAGATGGCGTACTTAGCCAACTCGGACTAAAAGTACAACATGCTTTGCGTGGTTTTACAGCCAAAGATCGAAAAGAAATTCAAAAAGCCATCGAAAACTATCCTATCTCTACCTATTATAAAGCAGACGAGGTTATAACTCAATTAGGTATTGGAGAAGCGTTTGTAACAGCTTTGGACGAGAAAGGTATACCTACACCTTTGGCTTATACGTATATGCGTTCACCAAACTCTAGAATGGATATCCTTACCGAAAACGAAATTAGTCAATTGGTCAATAACTCTAAATTGGTAAGTAAATATCAAAACTCTATCAATCGACACAGTGCACATGAGATGTTGAGTGAACGACTTACAGAAGCCAATGCAGAAAAAAATGCTCCCAAACCAATCCCTGCTACAAGAAGAACAACAGCTCCGAAACAAACTTCGTGGACCGATAGTCGGATGGCACGTGATGTAAGTAGGACAGCCACTCGAAAATTAATCGATTGGGGAATGAAATTGTTGATGAGTGCAATGAAAGGTAAAAAATAA
- a CDS encoding rhomboid family intramembrane serine protease yields MLNRIPVITKNILIINVLFFLAKYIFASKGLDLDMVFGAFYPESPNFRFWQVLSHMFMHADFTHILFNMFGLWMFGSVVEQTIGAKKYLAMYLLAGFCGFALFNLSTYFQLTEVKDSLSMIDLDLIKRSAYEAGQGIMHSNGTSEEIVHIKNQELNTLESKLNNIQLTKSIADNIVHLFSAYTTAMVGASGAIYGLLVAFAVLYPEAKLMMIFLPIPIKAKYFIPILIVLEFYMGIANYSWNPVAHFAHLGGALVGYLYIRNWKKNQFRRW; encoded by the coding sequence ATGCTCAATAGAATTCCTGTAATCACTAAAAATATATTGATAATCAATGTACTGTTTTTCTTGGCAAAATATATTTTTGCTAGCAAAGGATTGGATCTCGATATGGTTTTTGGAGCTTTTTATCCAGAATCGCCCAACTTTAGATTTTGGCAGGTTTTGTCACATATGTTTATGCATGCAGATTTTACACATATCCTATTCAATATGTTTGGTTTGTGGATGTTTGGCTCGGTTGTAGAGCAAACAATTGGTGCAAAAAAATACTTAGCAATGTACTTGTTGGCTGGTTTTTGTGGTTTTGCTTTATTTAACTTATCTACCTATTTTCAGTTAACCGAAGTGAAAGATTCTTTATCGATGATAGATTTGGATCTTATCAAACGTTCTGCATACGAAGCTGGGCAAGGAATTATGCATAGTAATGGGACGAGTGAAGAAATTGTACATATAAAAAATCAAGAATTGAATACTTTAGAAAGTAAACTAAATAATATCCAGCTTACAAAATCTATTGCAGATAATATAGTGCATTTATTTAGCGCGTATACCACAGCAATGGTAGGTGCGTCTGGAGCTATATATGGTTTGCTCGTCGCTTTTGCAGTTCTGTACCCTGAGGCAAAACTAATGATGATTTTTTTACCAATTCCGATCAAAGCTAAATATTTTATACCGATACTTATCGTTTTAGAGTTTTATATGGGAATTGCAAATTATAGTTGGAATCCTGTTGCACATTTTGCACATTTAGGAGGTGCATTGGTAGGTTATTTGTACATTAGAAATTGGAAGAAAAATCAATTTAGAAGATGGTAA
- a CDS encoding rhomboid family protein — protein MVNGILDELKLKYKSGNIATKLIYINIIFFFTILIVGFVLKKIFPSFQIDNIIALSSQPNALIKHPWSIFTYAFLHGELWHLFLNMLLLYYISSMFLRYFRDQDFLTFYILGILGGALFYCLFAGYFSSGSSYLVGSSAAIYATFFGLVSYNPKIPVRLLFFPNSFPILYIAFFLLGLDVYQIIDGRNSGGSLSHFGGAAVGYLYMKQFEKGNDFIGRTIRQVQNFFNRKKKTTFKTYSNQTKKNPYEQKVPRDDYEFNSQKVAKQQKIDAILDKISRSGYESLTKEEKDFLFREGR, from the coding sequence ATGGTAAATGGCATATTAGATGAATTGAAATTGAAATATAAGTCTGGCAATATCGCAACGAAATTGATTTATATCAATATTATCTTTTTCTTTACGATATTGATAGTTGGCTTTGTACTAAAGAAAATTTTTCCATCTTTCCAGATCGATAATATTATAGCACTTTCCAGTCAACCCAATGCATTAATTAAGCACCCTTGGAGCATTTTTACTTATGCATTTTTACATGGCGAACTATGGCATTTGTTCCTCAATATGCTGTTGTTATATTATATTAGTAGCATGTTTTTACGCTATTTTAGAGATCAAGACTTCCTTACTTTTTATATTCTTGGAATCTTAGGCGGTGCTTTATTCTACTGTTTGTTTGCGGGTTATTTTTCGTCAGGATCAAGTTATTTAGTAGGTTCATCAGCTGCAATATATGCTACTTTTTTTGGTCTGGTATCTTATAATCCTAAAATACCAGTTCGATTGTTGTTTTTCCCCAATAGCTTCCCTATACTCTATATTGCTTTCTTTTTATTAGGCTTGGATGTGTATCAGATAATAGATGGTCGTAATTCTGGCGGAAGTTTATCTCATTTTGGAGGAGCTGCTGTTGGGTATCTGTATATGAAACAATTCGAAAAAGGAAATGATTTTATCGGTCGGACAATTCGACAAGTACAAAATTTCTTCAATCGTAAGAAAAAAACTACCTTTAAAACCTATAGCAATCAAACCAAAAAGAATCCATACGAGCAGAAAGTACCTCGAGATGACTATGAGTTTAATTCGCAAAAAGTTGCAAAACAACAAAAAATAGATGCTATTCTCGATAAAATTTCTCGTTCGGGTTATGAAAGTTTGACCAAAGAAGAGAAAGATTTTTTATTTAGAGAAGGACGATGA
- a CDS encoding TPM domain-containing protein, which produces MKFLKTKFLSFLWVMLALFITQKTIAQQPFQQNKFITPQEVINSKTIPKRIVNDYGRIFDPMQLQALENKLVHFDDSTSTQIAIVTFRELKGYPIELLASEIGDKWGVGQKDKDNGIVVLISDLDRKVTIRTGYGAQIHIPPTIANNIIQKDMLPYFRNGDYYQGVDKGIDSMQRALKGKYKNEKTPENDQLGFWEIFFIFLIVIILLSIFSRDNNSGGNRTRRRRSLFDDVVIMNTGSTIFRGGGGSFGSGSGGGFGGFGGGSFGGGGASGSW; this is translated from the coding sequence ATGAAATTTCTCAAAACTAAATTTTTAAGTTTTCTTTGGGTAATGCTTGCCTTGTTCATCACCCAAAAAACAATAGCACAGCAACCATTTCAACAGAATAAATTTATTACCCCTCAAGAGGTTATTAACAGTAAAACTATACCAAAAAGAATTGTAAATGATTATGGACGAATTTTCGATCCGATGCAGTTACAAGCCTTAGAAAACAAATTGGTTCATTTTGACGATTCTACCTCTACCCAAATTGCCATTGTTACTTTTCGAGAATTAAAAGGTTATCCAATCGAACTTTTGGCAAGTGAAATAGGCGATAAATGGGGTGTTGGCCAGAAAGATAAAGACAACGGAATTGTAGTTTTGATAAGTGATTTGGATAGAAAAGTAACCATTCGGACTGGTTATGGAGCGCAAATTCATATTCCGCCAACAATCGCCAACAATATTATCCAAAAAGACATGTTGCCTTATTTCAGAAATGGCGACTATTATCAAGGTGTAGACAAGGGAATCGATTCTATGCAAAGAGCCTTGAAAGGAAAATATAAAAACGAAAAAACTCCCGAAAATGATCAACTTGGATTTTGGGAAATTTTCTTTATTTTTCTCATAGTCATCATTTTGTTATCCATATTTTCTCGCGATAATAATTCTGGAGGAAACCGCACACGTAGAAGAAGAAGTTTATTCGACGATGTTGTTATTATGAATACCGGAAGCACCATTTTTCGTGGTGGTGGAGGAAGTTTTGGCAGCGGCTCGGGAGGAGGCTTCGGAGGTTTCGGTGGCGGAAGCTTCGGAGGTGGCGGAGCAAGCGGAAGCTGGTAA
- the mutL gene encoding DNA mismatch repair endonuclease MutL: MGDIIQLLPDHVANQIAAGEVVQRPSSVVKELMENAVDAGASEIKVLIKDAGRSLIQIIDDGKGMSMTDVRMAFERHATSKIRTTEDIFHITTKGFRGEALASIAAVAQVEAKTKLTDETLGSLLVIEGGDVRVQEPVVTPSGTSVSVKNLFYNVPARRNFLKSNQVEFRHIQDEFQRIALAHEGISFQLIHNNSDVYYLKAGNLKQRIVQIFGKKIETQLLEILEETEIVNIKGYVGKPDSAKKSRGEQFFFVNNRFIKNAYLHKAITDAFEGLLPNGYTPSYFLYLELDPSKIDINIHPTKTEIKFEEDTKIFQLLRSAIKHSLGQFNVVPSLDFDQDPRWAFINHPKDKPIVEPKIMVSSDYNPFDNPFTQTKPTPTTIQANLDFYRESEILTQENTPTEALFELDSELPTQILQWNLRYLVVEHLGELLVIDQHRAHQKVLYERFLRTKTDHALAQQLLFPIELEASPVNIERIKTIEKELILYGFDLCFREEMILVNAIPVDVDQSHVAGIFADFIAELDFSQGVDFESSFAKIFAKNAAIKKGEILKKEQMVTLVQQLLMLDYPNFTPYGKPVFIKMNLQEIEKKIN; this comes from the coding sequence ATGGGAGATATAATCCAATTATTGCCAGATCATGTAGCAAATCAGATAGCTGCGGGAGAGGTTGTGCAACGACCATCCTCGGTTGTCAAAGAGCTGATGGAGAATGCGGTGGATGCTGGCGCTAGCGAAATAAAAGTTTTAATAAAAGATGCTGGTCGGAGTCTGATACAAATCATAGACGACGGAAAGGGAATGAGTATGACCGATGTTCGTATGGCGTTCGAGCGTCATGCAACATCAAAGATTCGCACTACCGAAGATATTTTTCATATTACAACCAAAGGTTTTCGGGGGGAAGCTCTAGCTTCTATTGCAGCAGTAGCACAAGTAGAAGCAAAAACTAAGTTAACTGATGAAACCTTGGGTAGTCTGTTGGTGATTGAAGGAGGAGATGTACGGGTGCAAGAACCAGTAGTAACGCCCAGTGGAACATCTGTTTCTGTGAAAAATCTTTTTTATAACGTTCCGGCAAGACGTAATTTTCTCAAATCAAATCAAGTAGAGTTTAGGCATATTCAGGATGAATTTCAACGAATAGCTTTGGCGCATGAGGGAATTTCTTTTCAGTTAATTCATAATAATTCTGATGTTTATTACCTGAAAGCAGGAAATCTGAAGCAGCGAATAGTACAGATTTTTGGTAAAAAGATAGAAACCCAATTGTTAGAAATTTTAGAAGAAACAGAAATCGTTAATATCAAAGGTTATGTAGGGAAACCCGATTCTGCTAAAAAATCACGAGGAGAACAATTCTTTTTTGTCAATAACCGATTCATCAAAAATGCCTATTTACATAAAGCAATTACTGATGCTTTCGAAGGTTTGCTACCAAATGGTTATACACCAAGTTATTTTTTGTATTTAGAGTTGGATCCTTCTAAAATAGATATCAACATTCATCCAACCAAAACAGAAATAAAATTCGAGGAAGATACCAAGATTTTTCAGCTGTTACGTTCGGCAATCAAGCACAGTTTAGGGCAATTTAATGTTGTTCCTTCTCTTGATTTTGATCAAGATCCTCGGTGGGCTTTTATCAATCATCCGAAAGATAAACCAATCGTGGAGCCAAAAATTATGGTTTCTTCGGATTACAATCCGTTTGATAACCCTTTTACACAAACCAAACCTACGCCAACAACCATCCAGGCGAATCTCGATTTTTACCGAGAAAGTGAAATCTTGACGCAAGAAAATACGCCAACCGAAGCATTGTTCGAGTTGGATTCTGAATTACCAACCCAAATTTTGCAATGGAATTTGCGTTATTTGGTAGTAGAACATTTGGGCGAATTGTTGGTTATTGATCAGCATAGAGCGCATCAAAAAGTATTGTATGAACGTTTTCTGCGAACCAAAACAGATCATGCTTTGGCACAACAATTATTATTCCCAATCGAGTTAGAGGCATCGCCTGTGAATATAGAACGTATAAAAACGATCGAAAAAGAATTAATTCTTTATGGTTTTGATTTGTGTTTCCGAGAAGAAATGATTTTGGTCAATGCAATTCCGGTCGATGTAGATCAAAGTCATGTGGCGGGTATTTTTGCTGATTTTATTGCAGAACTAGACTTCAGTCAAGGTGTAGATTTTGAGTCTTCTTTTGCTAAAATTTTCGCAAAAAATGCAGCAATAAAAAAAGGAGAAATTCTGAAGAAAGAACAAATGGTAACTTTGGTTCAACAATTGCTGATGCTTGATTATCCGAATTTTACACCCTACGGAAAACCGGTTTTTATAAAAATGAATCTTCAAGAAATAGAAAAAAAAATAAATTAA
- a CDS encoding TPM domain-containing protein gives MVKKDRGFFSKKEEKKIVKAIVKAEKKTSGEIRIHIESLPSENHFARAIEVFKQLGMEKTKNRNGVLFHISPADKNLTIIGDQGINEKTPEGLWDEINETVLHYFRQEKFTRGIIKGIKMTGKALKKHFPHQENDENELPNEISQN, from the coding sequence ATGGTAAAGAAAGATAGAGGATTCTTCAGCAAAAAAGAAGAAAAAAAAATTGTCAAAGCAATCGTAAAAGCCGAGAAAAAAACCAGTGGAGAGATTCGGATTCATATCGAGTCTCTACCATCTGAAAATCATTTTGCGCGAGCTATAGAGGTTTTTAAACAATTAGGAATGGAAAAAACGAAAAACCGAAATGGTGTTTTATTTCATATTTCCCCGGCCGACAAAAACCTCACAATCATTGGAGATCAAGGAATTAACGAAAAAACACCCGAAGGCCTTTGGGATGAAATCAACGAAACTGTTTTACATTATTTCCGACAAGAAAAGTTTACAAGAGGAATAATAAAAGGAATCAAGATGACCGGAAAAGCCCTAAAAAAACATTTTCCACATCAAGAAAATGACGAAAACGAATTGCCAAATGAAATTTCTCAAAACTAA
- the dgt gene encoding dGTP triphosphohydrolase, whose amino-acid sequence MSAFNHLFSYQRTKSPNESLDQRSAYQRDYDRIIFSSAFRRLQNKTQVFPLPGSVFVHNRLTHSLEVSSVARSMGSLVGQFIAKNYDLNETAYDFYMHSLADVLSSAALCHDIGNPAFGHSGEDAIASYFDRHSTDLKSHFTEEQWTDLIYFEGNANAIRILTQQQSGKSEGGLRLTYSTIASIAKYPCESIARKKSILHRKKFGFFQSEKETFRHIAEATNMVQESNPPMIFKRHPFVFLVEAADDICYNIIDVEDSHRLGIIDHDKCKDLFLNLIASLNPEQIEKTNSNLKNISDKNDRIAYLRAKSINSLTQKSVEVYQNNIELILQGNFDYALLDVIKNDTEKITKKVLSEIQRFSIANIYNHRSVVEIENAGYNVMSELLTQFIPPILKEAQERKSYEKKALKLVPAQFMYDDKMPYERVLGILDYVSGMTDNYATELYRRIKGIEIGMHI is encoded by the coding sequence ATGTCTGCATTCAATCATTTATTTTCATATCAACGAACCAAAAGCCCTAACGAATCATTAGACCAACGCTCTGCATATCAACGAGATTATGACCGAATAATTTTTTCGTCTGCTTTTCGTCGATTACAAAATAAAACTCAAGTTTTCCCTCTGCCAGGAAGTGTGTTTGTTCATAATCGGCTCACTCATTCACTAGAAGTTTCGTCTGTTGCACGTTCTATGGGGAGCTTAGTCGGGCAGTTTATTGCGAAAAATTATGATTTGAATGAAACGGCTTATGATTTTTATATGCACAGTCTGGCCGATGTACTTTCTTCGGCAGCTTTGTGCCACGATATAGGCAACCCGGCTTTTGGACATTCGGGCGAAGATGCAATAGCTTCTTATTTCGATCGGCACTCGACTGATCTAAAATCTCATTTTACCGAAGAACAATGGACTGATCTTATCTATTTCGAAGGAAATGCAAATGCCATTCGTATCTTAACCCAACAACAAAGTGGCAAATCAGAAGGTGGATTACGCCTCACTTACTCTACGATTGCTTCTATTGCAAAGTATCCTTGTGAGTCGATTGCACGAAAAAAATCGATATTACACAGAAAGAAATTTGGCTTTTTCCAATCAGAGAAAGAAACCTTTCGTCACATTGCAGAAGCGACAAATATGGTGCAAGAGAGTAATCCGCCCATGATTTTCAAGCGGCACCCTTTTGTGTTTTTGGTAGAAGCTGCTGATGATATTTGCTATAATATTATCGATGTCGAAGATTCTCATCGTTTGGGGATAATCGACCATGATAAATGCAAAGATTTATTCCTGAATCTAATTGCATCACTCAATCCCGAACAAATCGAAAAAACAAATTCTAACCTAAAAAATATTAGCGATAAAAATGATCGAATCGCTTATCTACGTGCGAAATCAATCAATTCTCTTACGCAAAAATCTGTAGAAGTTTATCAAAACAACATCGAACTTATCCTGCAAGGAAACTTCGATTATGCATTGTTGGATGTCATTAAAAATGATACAGAGAAAATCACCAAAAAAGTTTTGAGTGAAATTCAACGCTTTTCTATTGCCAATATTTATAATCATCGTTCGGTAGTCGAAATAGAAAATGCAGGATACAATGTAATGTCTGAGTTACTTACACAATTTATTCCGCCAATCCTAAAAGAAGCTCAGGAGCGAAAATCATACGAAAAGAAAGCACTAAAATTGGTGCCTGCGCAATTTATGTATGATGATAAAATGCCCTATGAGCGGGTTTTGGGTATATTGGATTATGTTTCTGGAATGACCGATAATTATGCTACCGAATTGTATAGAAGAATAAAAGGTATCGAAATAGGAATGCATATTTAA
- a CDS encoding endonuclease/exonuclease/phosphatase family protein, whose product MKQEKGFQLNFFNKFLLFFNGVFLLMAYSVYLNRFFAPSEIPYFNFISIGYPFIFLVACLFVGYWLIVSWRYALIVLVASFGVLNIFTYSYPIGLFQKKSTAKPNLSVMSYNAHFIRDDGTDQFIAKNLADIMMFQEAYEKNFKSIEKELQSYYSEHYGLIAFFSKYPIIETKQINFPTQNNKGTAAYADIDTGKDTIRLVNIYMETMGVDKNLVKSTIEAENSAQVEEKTKKIENKLIAGMLMHEKQLKEIMPYITKSPYPVLVGCDLNATPASYEYQQLNAYLYDSFLQVGKGNATTFHGFRFPIRIDYLFHSKEFIPIDGKIIRKKFSDHYPVIVQYQLP is encoded by the coding sequence ATGAAACAAGAAAAAGGCTTTCAATTAAATTTTTTCAATAAATTCCTTTTGTTTTTCAATGGGGTATTTTTGTTAATGGCATATTCTGTTTATCTCAATCGTTTTTTTGCACCTTCAGAAATCCCTTATTTCAATTTTATTTCTATTGGTTATCCTTTTATATTTCTTGTTGCATGTCTTTTTGTCGGGTATTGGCTTATCGTTAGTTGGCGATATGCCCTAATTGTGTTGGTAGCATCTTTTGGTGTACTCAATATTTTTACTTATTCTTATCCGATAGGCTTATTCCAAAAGAAGTCTACCGCAAAACCAAATCTCAGTGTGATGTCGTATAACGCACATTTCATTCGGGATGATGGAACCGATCAATTTATAGCCAAAAATTTGGCAGATATAATGATGTTTCAAGAAGCATACGAAAAGAACTTCAAATCAATAGAAAAAGAATTACAGTCCTATTATAGCGAACATTACGGCTTAATAGCTTTTTTTAGTAAATATCCTATTATAGAAACCAAACAAATAAATTTTCCTACTCAAAATAATAAAGGAACTGCCGCTTATGCAGATATCGATACAGGGAAAGACACAATACGTTTGGTAAATATATATATGGAAACGATGGGAGTTGATAAAAATCTAGTGAAATCGACTATCGAAGCCGAAAACTCTGCACAAGTAGAAGAAAAAACAAAAAAAATAGAAAATAAGTTGATTGCAGGAATGCTGATGCATGAAAAACAACTCAAAGAAATTATGCCATATATCACCAAAAGTCCGTATCCTGTATTGGTAGGATGTGACTTGAACGCCACACCCGCATCCTATGAATATCAACAACTAAATGCCTATTTGTATGATTCTTTCTTGCAAGTAGGAAAAGGAAATGCGACGACTTTTCATGGTTTTCGTTTTCCGATTCGGATTGATTATTTGTTTCATTCGAAAGAATTTATTCCTATTGATGGAAAGATTATCCGAAAAAAGTTTTCTGATCATTATCCCGTTATCGTACAATATCAATTACCTTAA
- a CDS encoding LemA family protein: MKGKGCLVSGIFLATIAAVILWGVSKYNSFVPMQENVKAQWSNVENTYQKRADLIPNLVRTVQGAANFEKSTLTDVINARAKATSNQINIDDVDDLTPENIAKFQSAQNELSGALSRLLVTVEQYPTLRATENFQSFQAELSSIEAEINYERRKYNEAAKDFNSVINKVPNNIIAGIGNFKEKGYFEADAGAEKAPTVDFSGQ; encoded by the coding sequence ATGAAAGGAAAAGGCTGTCTAGTAAGCGGAATTTTTTTAGCAACTATCGCTGCAGTAATTCTTTGGGGTGTAAGCAAATACAATAGTTTCGTACCCATGCAAGAAAATGTAAAAGCACAGTGGTCGAATGTAGAAAACACCTACCAAAAACGTGCAGACCTCATCCCGAACCTAGTGAGAACGGTTCAAGGAGCTGCCAATTTCGAGAAATCTACACTAACCGATGTAATCAACGCACGTGCAAAAGCAACATCCAACCAAATAAATATTGATGATGTTGACGATTTAACCCCCGAAAACATTGCTAAATTTCAATCTGCACAAAACGAATTGTCAGGTGCTTTGAGTAGATTATTGGTTACCGTTGAGCAATACCCAACCTTGCGTGCGACAGAAAATTTCCAAAGCTTTCAGGCAGAATTATCGAGCATAGAAGCAGAAATTAATTACGAAAGAAGAAAGTACAACGAAGCAGCCAAAGACTTCAATTCGGTTATCAATAAAGTGCCGAACAATATTATTGCAGGAATAGGAAATTTCAAAGAAAAAGGATATTTCGAAGCCGACGCAGGAGCAGAAAAAGCACCGACAGTTGACTTCTCTGGACAATAA
- a CDS encoding exonuclease domain-containing protein translates to MFAILDIEATGGKVGEESIIDIAIFRYDGQTTVDQFISLVNPMRKIDPFVQKLTNITDKMVLTAPKFHEIAKRIVEITEDCILVGHNVKFDYRMLRQEFKKLGYDYEKDWIDTFEFAQKLIPNMESYSLGKLTNALGIPITDRHRASGDARATLKLFQLLRDKDSEKIIQKKSGLRTEKKVKEKYQKLLENLPTKTGLFYFYNRLDDIIFIGRSSNIAYRVNRYFSSKNFESSKIKRYTKYITYEVTGSELLAEIKEVHEINLNQPFLNIKIIKSKTPYGLYFIPSKRSYHRLEIGKGRKAEPILTFARKETALEFLQKVTLEYNLCPKINLLQPSSASCFSYEMGQCKGACIRKENPKTYNERVEALVNRTNYPTETFILSDKGRKTGEHAFFFIDQGKFVGYGYYELHHQIKNRERIMKIVNPFDTNPTIELLIKKFIFLNKQEGIYSIEE, encoded by the coding sequence GTGTTTGCAATATTAGACATAGAAGCCACAGGAGGCAAGGTAGGAGAGGAGTCGATTATCGATATAGCAATTTTTCGGTACGATGGTCAAACGACTGTGGATCAGTTTATTTCATTGGTAAACCCTATGAGGAAAATAGATCCTTTCGTGCAGAAGCTGACCAATATTACTGATAAAATGGTGCTCACTGCTCCAAAATTTCATGAAATAGCCAAGAGAATTGTCGAAATTACAGAAGATTGTATTCTGGTTGGTCATAATGTGAAGTTTGATTATCGAATGCTTCGACAAGAATTTAAAAAATTAGGCTACGATTATGAAAAAGACTGGATTGATACGTTTGAGTTTGCTCAGAAATTAATCCCGAACATGGAATCTTATTCGCTAGGTAAGTTAACGAATGCTTTGGGTATACCGATTACCGATCGCCATCGAGCATCGGGAGATGCGCGTGCAACACTGAAACTTTTTCAACTGTTGAGAGATAAAGATAGTGAGAAAATTATCCAAAAAAAATCGGGCTTGAGAACCGAGAAAAAGGTAAAAGAAAAATATCAAAAACTCTTAGAAAACCTTCCAACCAAAACAGGATTATTTTACTTTTATAACCGATTAGACGATATTATTTTTATAGGTAGAAGTAGCAATATTGCTTATCGAGTGAATCGATACTTTTCTTCCAAAAATTTCGAGTCGAGTAAAATAAAACGTTATACAAAGTATATCACCTATGAAGTAACGGGAAGCGAATTGTTAGCAGAGATAAAAGAAGTGCACGAGATCAATCTCAATCAACCCTTTCTCAATATCAAAATCATCAAATCCAAAACGCCTTATGGCTTGTATTTTATTCCCTCTAAACGTTCTTATCATCGTCTAGAAATAGGGAAAGGCAGAAAAGCAGAACCTATTCTTACTTTCGCTAGAAAAGAGACGGCACTAGAATTTTTGCAAAAAGTTACTTTAGAGTACAATCTTTGTCCGAAAATAAATCTGCTTCAGCCTTCTTCGGCTTCTTGTTTCTCATACGAAATGGGGCAGTGTAAAGGAGCTTGCATAAGAAAAGAAAATCCAAAAACGTACAATGAACGGGTCGAAGCATTGGTAAATCGTACAAATTATCCTACCGAAACATTTATTTTGTCAGATAAAGGAAGAAAAACAGGTGAACATGCTTTCTTTTTTATCGATCAGGGTAAATTTGTTGGTTATGGATATTACGAGTTGCATCATCAGATAAAAAATCGAGAAAGAATCATGAAGATTGTTAATCCTTTCGATACGAATCCCACGATAGAATTATTAATAAAGAAGTTTATATTTCTTAATAAACAAGAAGGGATTTACTCTATCGAAGAGTAA